A genomic region of Roseateles amylovorans contains the following coding sequences:
- a CDS encoding thioredoxin family protein, producing MKRRTSITLVTAALAAVLSLPSLAAETSAPYNEQADARADINQALTRAAAEHKQVLVVYGANWCKDCLALDRGFGQGALAAEVHKRFVTVKVNVGRFDRNVDVANQMGVTLKKGIPTVAVLSRDGQVLGATLGGELADARSMGQDAVLQVLAKLGQQ from the coding sequence ATGAAACGACGCACCTCCATCACCCTGGTGACCGCCGCCTTGGCAGCGGTCCTGTCGCTCCCCTCGTTGGCCGCCGAGACGAGCGCTCCCTACAACGAGCAGGCCGACGCCCGGGCGGACATCAACCAGGCGCTCACCCGCGCGGCCGCCGAGCACAAGCAGGTGCTGGTGGTCTACGGCGCCAACTGGTGCAAGGATTGCCTGGCCCTGGATCGCGGCTTCGGCCAGGGCGCACTGGCCGCCGAAGTGCACAAGCGCTTCGTCACGGTGAAGGTCAACGTCGGTCGTTTCGACCGGAATGTGGACGTGGCCAACCAGATGGGCGTGACCCTGAAAAAGGGCATCCCGACGGTCGCCGTGCTGAGCCGGGACGGCCAGGTGCTGGGCGCCACCCTCGGCGGTGAACTGGCGGATGCCCGCAGCATGGGCCAGGATGCGGTCCTGCAGGTGCTGGCCAAGCTGGGTCAGCAGTAA
- a CDS encoding M48 family metalloprotease has product MKATVKATVKPAIGQMAQAASAQLAQAWPRWQARAPQRWVAGLLVTASLLAGCGSTVVNPVSGRAERSVMSLQQEVEEGRKAHQQVLKSTTPVDDPALQAYVTALGKKLAAQSHRAELDWHFTVLDSPEVNAFALPGGYVYVTRGILAYMENEADLAGVMGHEIGHVTARHGAQRATRQQTAGIGVLAATVLGVLLESQGVGGAADMAGQVSQNVAAGYVASYSREQELQADELGAEYLARNRYDPKHMVDVIQVLKDQEQFAADQARAQGRQPGTGNNWLASHPSNEQRLQRIRDEAAALTGDRPVDENRAAFLRAIDGLVFGDSPSQGLVRGQQFLHPSLDIALTAPAGWTLANDSESLTVMSPARDAALILQSVPTQAGSSHEEILRRWGAEQGRTDAKRINGLSATRFSGVRRNAKGQRGQAELTLITSAKGQVYALAYAAKDAASLQAQRAALTQAEESFRALTAQDKQLAKPWKISLRAFPPGGFAELAKSSVLSEAQLKLLNGHYSSGTAPAAKSLVKVVTAAP; this is encoded by the coding sequence ATGAAGGCGACGGTGAAGGCGACGGTGAAGCCCGCGATCGGGCAGATGGCGCAAGCGGCCTCGGCGCAACTTGCACAGGCCTGGCCTCGGTGGCAGGCGCGGGCACCTCAGCGCTGGGTCGCGGGGCTTCTGGTCACGGCGTCGCTGCTGGCGGGGTGCGGCAGCACCGTCGTCAACCCGGTCAGCGGGCGCGCGGAGCGCAGCGTGATGTCGCTGCAGCAGGAAGTCGAGGAAGGCCGCAAGGCCCACCAGCAGGTGCTCAAGAGCACCACCCCGGTCGATGATCCGGCGCTGCAGGCCTATGTCACCGCCCTGGGCAAGAAGCTGGCGGCCCAATCCCACCGGGCCGAACTGGACTGGCACTTCACTGTGCTGGACAGTCCCGAGGTGAATGCCTTCGCCCTGCCCGGCGGCTATGTGTACGTGACCCGCGGCATCCTCGCCTACATGGAAAACGAGGCCGACCTGGCCGGCGTGATGGGCCATGAGATCGGCCACGTGACCGCCCGTCACGGCGCGCAGCGTGCCACCCGTCAGCAGACCGCCGGCATTGGCGTGCTGGCCGCCACGGTGTTGGGGGTGTTGCTGGAATCGCAAGGCGTCGGGGGCGCGGCCGACATGGCCGGGCAGGTGTCGCAGAACGTCGCGGCAGGCTATGTCGCGTCATACAGCCGGGAGCAGGAGCTTCAAGCAGACGAGCTCGGCGCCGAGTACCTGGCCCGCAATCGCTACGACCCCAAACACATGGTCGATGTGATCCAGGTGTTGAAGGATCAGGAGCAGTTCGCCGCCGACCAGGCCCGCGCCCAGGGCCGACAGCCCGGCACCGGCAACAACTGGCTGGCCTCGCATCCCAGCAATGAACAACGCTTGCAGCGCATCCGCGACGAAGCGGCCGCGCTCACCGGCGATCGTCCGGTGGACGAGAACCGGGCCGCCTTCCTGCGAGCGATCGACGGCCTGGTCTTCGGGGACAGCCCGTCGCAGGGCCTGGTGCGCGGCCAACAGTTTCTTCACCCGTCTCTGGACATCGCCCTCACCGCACCTGCCGGCTGGACGCTGGCCAACGACAGCGAGTCGCTCACCGTGATGAGCCCGGCCCGTGATGCGGCGCTGATTCTTCAGTCGGTACCGACGCAGGCGGGAAGCTCCCATGAGGAGATCCTGCGACGCTGGGGCGCCGAACAGGGACGCACCGATGCCAAGCGCATCAACGGGCTGAGCGCCACCCGCTTCAGCGGTGTCCGCCGCAATGCAAAGGGCCAGCGGGGGCAGGCAGAGCTCACGCTGATCACCAGCGCCAAGGGTCAAGTGTATGCCTTGGCCTATGCGGCGAAGGATGCCGCCTCTCTCCAAGCCCAGCGGGCCGCCCTGACCCAGGCGGAAGAGAGTTTCCGCGCGCTGACGGCACAGGACAAGCAACTGGCCAAGCCATGGAAGATCAGCTTGCGCGCGTTCCCGCCCGGCGGCTTTGCCGAACTCGCGAAGAGCTCGGTGCTGTCAGAGGCCCAACTCAAGCTGCTCAACGGACACTACAGCAGCGGCACCGCACCTGCAGCCAAGTCTTTGGTCAAGGTGGTGACGGCAGCGCCTTGA
- a CDS encoding DUF4136 domain-containing protein, giving the protein MFTLTRRLAMASLSAAALLALSACGTLNSVSADAQSFGSWPAGRQPGTYAFERLPSQQQNADGQGRIEDAARVALEKAGFTAAADPKTADVMVSIGARVARSASAPWDDPLWWRWNGSYFHWRYGPAWRPYYSRWGYPYPMDPMMERRYDREVALLLRDRKSNEPLYEARASNDGLTEGDLAMMAALFEASMVDFPQTRPEPHRVTVQLGGTPLTSSSPVAPAAPVAPGK; this is encoded by the coding sequence ATGTTCACCCTCACCCGCCGGCTGGCCATGGCCAGCCTGAGCGCCGCCGCACTGCTCGCGCTGAGCGCCTGCGGCACGCTCAACAGTGTCTCGGCCGACGCGCAGTCCTTCGGCAGTTGGCCCGCCGGCCGCCAGCCCGGTACCTATGCCTTCGAACGGCTGCCCTCGCAGCAGCAGAACGCGGATGGCCAGGGCCGGATCGAGGACGCGGCGCGCGTCGCGCTGGAGAAGGCCGGCTTCACGGCCGCCGCCGATCCCAAGACCGCCGATGTGATGGTGTCCATCGGTGCCCGCGTGGCACGCAGTGCCTCCGCCCCGTGGGACGACCCGCTCTGGTGGCGCTGGAACGGCAGCTATTTCCATTGGCGCTACGGTCCGGCCTGGCGTCCTTATTACAGCCGCTGGGGCTATCCCTATCCGATGGATCCGATGATGGAACGGCGCTATGACCGCGAGGTTGCGCTGCTGCTGCGCGATCGCAAGTCCAACGAGCCGCTCTACGAGGCGCGGGCCAGCAACGACGGCCTGACCGAAGGCGACCTGGCGATGATGGCCGCCTTGTTCGAAGCCTCGATGGTCGACTTCCCGCAGACACGGCCGGAGCCGCATCGCGTCACGGTGCAGCTGGGGGGCACGCCGCTGACGTCGAGCTCGCCGGTGGCCCCCGCCGCACCGGTCGCCCCCGGCAAGTAG
- a CDS encoding DUF808 domain-containing protein — MASSLLALLDDITTVLDDVALLSKVAAKKTSGVLGDDLALNAQQVTGVRADRELPVVWGVFKGSLLNKAILVPAALAISAWAPWLVTPLLMVGGAYLCFEGVEKLAHRWLHSPEDDAHAEAIEQALLDPNADLAALERDKIKGAIRTDFILSAEIIAITLGTVADSNFTTRLLVLTGIALAMTIGVYGLVAAIVKLDDAGLWLSRRGAAWQQSLGRGLLALAPWLMKVLSVAGTAAMFLVGGGILTHGLGVLHEGIQHLVATLGASGFGQTVVELLSDALVGIVAGAIVLGAVTLIQRLRGR; from the coding sequence ATGGCCTCCAGCCTGCTTGCCCTGCTTGACGACATCACCACCGTCCTCGACGACGTGGCCCTGCTCTCCAAAGTGGCCGCCAAGAAAACCTCCGGCGTGCTCGGGGATGATCTGGCGCTGAATGCGCAACAGGTGACCGGCGTGCGAGCCGACCGTGAACTGCCGGTGGTGTGGGGCGTGTTCAAGGGCTCGCTGCTCAACAAGGCCATCCTGGTGCCGGCGGCGTTGGCCATCAGCGCCTGGGCGCCCTGGCTGGTGACCCCGCTCCTGATGGTGGGCGGCGCCTACCTGTGCTTCGAGGGCGTCGAGAAACTGGCCCATCGCTGGCTGCACTCGCCGGAGGATGATGCGCATGCCGAGGCCATCGAACAGGCATTGCTGGATCCGAACGCCGACCTCGCCGCGCTGGAGCGGGACAAGATCAAAGGCGCAATCCGGACCGATTTCATCCTGTCCGCCGAGATCATCGCCATCACGCTTGGAACGGTGGCCGATTCCAACTTCACCACCCGGCTGCTGGTGCTGACCGGCATCGCCCTGGCGATGACGATCGGCGTCTACGGTCTGGTCGCCGCGATCGTGAAGCTGGACGATGCCGGCCTGTGGCTGAGCCGCCGCGGTGCTGCCTGGCAGCAGTCACTGGGGCGCGGTCTGCTGGCGCTGGCGCCGTGGCTGATGAAGGTGCTGTCGGTGGCAGGAACGGCCGCGATGTTCCTGGTCGGCGGGGGCATCCTGACCCACGGCCTGGGCGTGCTGCATGAGGGCATCCAGCATCTGGTGGCAACGCTGGGCGCCAGCGGCTTTGGGCAGACCGTCGTGGAACTGCTCAGCGATGCGCTCGTCGGCATCGTCGCCGGCGCGATCGTGCTGGGCGCGGTGACGCTGATCCAACGGCTGCGCGGTCGCTGA
- a CDS encoding UPF0149 family protein: MDFPQYQPDKADYLPLTDDELQDLDDWLSDVPTDSAMNIEALDGYLSAMLLSPSPLTDKPGVEWMSPIWGGGDPFQSGKQRKRIGLWLLRHVHSLAVQWGSKQQEWEPIFSVAEEGEQQLVDAEDWCTGFMIGVDQDGDAWSPLFEHVKTAAALAPIALLGGDESQLSAEDQEKLTDLHWRDALSREVPEGVLTLWTLREQAD; encoded by the coding sequence ATGGATTTTCCGCAGTACCAACCCGACAAGGCCGACTACCTGCCGCTGACCGACGACGAGCTGCAGGACCTCGACGACTGGCTGTCCGACGTGCCCACCGACTCCGCGATGAACATCGAGGCGCTGGACGGCTACCTCAGCGCCATGCTGCTCAGCCCCTCCCCCCTGACCGACAAGCCGGGCGTGGAGTGGATGTCGCCCATCTGGGGCGGCGGCGATCCGTTCCAGAGCGGCAAGCAACGCAAGCGCATCGGCCTGTGGCTGCTGCGGCATGTGCACAGCCTCGCGGTGCAGTGGGGCTCCAAGCAGCAGGAGTGGGAGCCGATCTTCAGCGTGGCCGAAGAAGGCGAGCAGCAATTGGTGGATGCCGAGGACTGGTGCACCGGTTTCATGATCGGCGTCGATCAGGACGGCGACGCCTGGAGCCCGCTGTTCGAGCACGTCAAGACCGCGGCCGCACTGGCCCCGATCGCGCTGCTGGGCGGCGACGAAAGCCAGCTCAGCGCAGAGGACCAGGAAAAACTCACCGATCTGCATTGGCGTGATGCGCTCAGCCGAGAGGTGCCGGAAGGCGTTCTCACCCTGTGGACCCTGCGCGAACAAGCGGACTGA
- a CDS encoding transposase: MARPLRIEFPGAVYHVATRGESAVFADDDDRRVLLDLIDQAAQRFDAQVLAYGLGREHYELLLFTRQANLSRLMRHLNGVYTQAHNRRHGQTGHVFQGRFKAVLVDRDHLLLDACRYVELIGRRSGLVSSPEGWTWSSYRAHAGLAPAPEWLEVEGLWTHVLGRVPQNAADRRRAAQRYQAMVTAQPDLNIWGQLRHQIFLGDAAFVQRTVRQSERPARSTRPRGWRDWLKNSTSREEALYRAHTEGGQSMTALARELGLSVSRVSRLIAGHERGHRGADGNPH; encoded by the coding sequence ATGGCCCGACCGCTTCGCATCGAGTTCCCCGGCGCTGTCTACCACGTGGCCACACGGGGTGAGTCGGCGGTGTTCGCTGACGACGACGATCGTCGCGTGCTGCTGGATCTGATTGATCAGGCAGCACAGCGCTTCGATGCGCAGGTGCTGGCTTACGGCCTGGGCCGCGAACACTATGAACTGTTGCTGTTCACGCGGCAGGCCAATCTCTCCCGGCTGATGCGCCATCTCAATGGCGTCTACACCCAGGCCCACAATCGCCGCCATGGCCAGACCGGGCATGTGTTCCAGGGCCGTTTCAAGGCGGTGCTGGTGGATCGCGATCACCTGCTGCTGGATGCCTGCCGTTATGTCGAACTGATCGGCCGTCGCAGCGGATTGGTCTCGTCACCGGAGGGGTGGACGTGGAGCAGCTACCGCGCCCACGCCGGGCTGGCACCGGCCCCGGAGTGGCTGGAGGTCGAAGGCCTCTGGACCCATGTGCTGGGGCGGGTGCCGCAAAATGCGGCAGACCGTCGACGGGCGGCCCAGCGCTATCAGGCCATGGTCACTGCGCAGCCGGATCTCAACATCTGGGGCCAGTTGCGCCACCAGATCTTTCTCGGCGACGCCGCCTTTGTGCAGCGCACCGTGCGCCAGAGTGAGCGGCCGGCGCGTTCCACACGGCCACGGGGCTGGCGCGATTGGCTCAAGAACAGCACCAGCAGGGAGGAGGCCCTCTATCGGGCCCACACCGAAGGCGGCCAGTCGATGACGGCGCTGGCGCGGGAGCTGGGTTTATCGGTGTCGCGGGTCAGTCGGCTGATTGCCGGTCACGAGCGCGGACATCGCGGCGCGGACGGCAATCCTCATTGA
- a CDS encoding ion transporter produces the protein MPKPIEPRDRRPEAERLGRPLSGWRLKVYTVIFEADTRAGRSFDLALIGLVLFSIAVVMLESVASFRARHGTWLTVSEYLLTAVFSIEYLLRLACVRHPWRYARSFYGIVDLLAVLPTYLALFMPELYALVDVRVLRLLRVFRVLKLSAYVAETAMLVEALRASARKISVFISVVVMIVVVLGTVMYVVEGPHNGFSSIPASIYWAITTMTTVGYGDITPKTDFGRAIASLMMLVGWGILAVPTGIVTAEMTAQRRQRPATTRTCQVCLSEGHLPEARFCRDCGASLPPYQRD, from the coding sequence ATGCCCAAGCCGATCGAGCCCCGTGACCGCCGCCCCGAAGCCGAACGCCTGGGCCGTCCCCTGTCAGGGTGGCGACTGAAGGTCTACACCGTCATCTTCGAAGCCGATACCCGCGCGGGCCGCAGCTTCGACCTGGCCTTGATCGGCCTGGTGCTGTTCAGCATCGCGGTGGTGATGTTGGAGAGCGTCGCCTCGTTCCGGGCCCGGCACGGCACATGGTTGACGGTGAGCGAGTACCTGCTGACCGCGGTGTTCTCCATCGAATACCTGCTGCGGCTGGCCTGCGTGCGGCATCCGTGGCGCTATGCGCGCAGCTTCTACGGGATCGTCGACCTGCTGGCCGTGCTGCCGACCTACCTGGCGCTCTTCATGCCGGAGCTGTATGCGCTGGTGGACGTGCGGGTGTTGCGGCTGCTGCGGGTGTTCCGGGTGCTCAAGCTGAGCGCCTATGTGGCGGAGACGGCCATGCTGGTCGAGGCCCTGCGGGCCAGTGCCCGCAAGATCTCGGTGTTCATTTCGGTGGTGGTCATGATCGTGGTGGTGCTGGGCACCGTCATGTATGTGGTGGAGGGCCCCCACAACGGCTTCAGCAGCATTCCGGCGAGCATCTATTGGGCGATCACGACCATGACCACGGTCGGCTACGGCGACATCACGCCGAAGACGGATTTCGGTCGCGCGATTGCTTCGCTGATGATGCTGGTGGGCTGGGGCATCCTGGCGGTGCCCACCGGCATCGTGACCGCCGAGATGACCGCTCAACGCCGGCAGCGCCCGGCCACGACCCGCACCTGCCAGGTCTGCCTCAGCGAGGGGCACTTGCCCGAGGCCCGCTTTTGTCGCGACTGCGGTGCCTCGTTGCCGCCCTATCAGCGCGATTGA
- the glmU gene encoding bifunctional UDP-N-acetylglucosamine diphosphorylase/glucosamine-1-phosphate N-acetyltransferase GlmU → MSLNIVVMAAGKGTRMKSSLPKVLHKLAGRSLLQHVLTRTAALDADARIVITGHGAEQVEAAISGPGLRFVRQMPQLGTGHAIQQTVPALVAGGSTLILSGDTPLISTPTTRAMVDACEGRQLVLLTIEYADPTGYGRIVRDGESVKAIVEHKDATPEQRTIRECYTGVMAAPTEALKRWVGQLDNRNAQGEYYLTDIVAMAVAEGVPVVAVRTTDETEVLGVNSPTQLAHLERRFQRQQADALMEAGVRLADPARFDLRGELQCGQDVEIDVNCVFEGAVTLGDGVRIGANCVIRNATIAAGARIHEFTHIDGEAAGASVGEGALIGPFARLRPGAQLGAEVHIGNFVEVKNATLARGAKANHLAYLGDATIGERVNFGAGSITANYDGANKHRTTIGADVHVGSNCVLVAPVTLGDGATIGGGSTITKDVAAGQLAVARGRQTVISGWTRPTKKK, encoded by the coding sequence ATGTCGCTGAACATTGTCGTGATGGCCGCGGGCAAGGGCACCCGCATGAAGTCCAGCCTGCCCAAAGTGCTGCACAAGCTGGCAGGTCGCTCGCTGCTGCAGCATGTGCTGACCCGGACGGCCGCGCTGGATGCCGACGCCCGGATCGTGATCACCGGCCACGGCGCCGAGCAAGTGGAGGCAGCGATCAGCGGACCCGGCCTGCGCTTCGTGCGACAGATGCCCCAACTGGGTACCGGCCATGCCATCCAGCAGACGGTCCCGGCCCTGGTGGCCGGCGGCAGCACCCTGATCCTCAGCGGCGACACCCCCCTGATCAGCACCCCCACCACCCGCGCCATGGTGGACGCCTGCGAGGGCCGACAGTTGGTGCTGCTCACGATCGAGTACGCCGACCCGACCGGCTATGGCCGCATCGTGCGGGACGGTGAGTCGGTGAAGGCCATCGTCGAGCACAAGGACGCCACACCCGAGCAGCGCACCATCCGCGAGTGCTACACCGGGGTGATGGCAGCCCCCACCGAGGCGCTGAAGCGCTGGGTCGGCCAGCTCGACAACCGCAACGCGCAGGGCGAGTACTACCTGACCGACATCGTCGCCATGGCGGTGGCGGAGGGCGTGCCGGTGGTGGCGGTGCGCACCACCGACGAGACCGAGGTGCTGGGCGTCAACAGTCCCACCCAGCTCGCCCATCTGGAGCGCCGCTTTCAGCGCCAGCAGGCCGACGCGCTGATGGAAGCTGGCGTGCGCCTGGCCGATCCCGCCCGCTTCGACCTGCGCGGCGAGCTGCAGTGCGGCCAGGATGTCGAGATCGACGTCAACTGCGTGTTCGAAGGCGCTGTCACCCTGGGTGATGGTGTGCGCATCGGCGCGAACTGCGTGATCCGCAATGCCACGATCGCGGCGGGCGCCCGCATCCATGAGTTCACCCACATCGACGGTGAGGCCGCCGGCGCCAGCGTCGGCGAAGGTGCGCTCATCGGTCCGTTCGCCCGGCTGCGGCCGGGGGCGCAACTGGGGGCGGAGGTCCACATCGGCAACTTCGTCGAGGTGAAGAACGCCACCCTGGCGCGGGGCGCCAAGGCCAATCATCTGGCCTACCTGGGGGACGCCACCATCGGCGAGCGGGTCAACTTCGGTGCCGGCTCGATCACCGCCAACTACGACGGGGCCAACAAGCACCGCACCACCATCGGTGCGGACGTGCATGTGGGCTCCAACTGCGTGCTGGTGGCCCCGGTCACGCTGGGAGATGGCGCCACCATCGGTGGGGGCTCCACCATCACCAAGGATGTGGCCGCCGGCCAACTGGCCGTGGCGCGGGGCCGACAAACCGTGATTTCCGGCTGGACCCGGCCCACCAAAAAGAAGTGA